In one Haloplanus salinus genomic region, the following are encoded:
- a CDS encoding DUF7385 family protein, producing the protein MDDLDQLVSSLTPREENDEIKLYQNTVSVACPVCETPFDDLVVCKNEATSLEQIEPLDICVTVYEGSPLLFTHKH; encoded by the coding sequence ATGGACGATCTGGATCAACTCGTGTCGTCGCTGACGCCCCGTGAGGAGAACGACGAGATCAAACTCTACCAGAACACCGTCTCCGTCGCGTGCCCGGTCTGTGAAACTCCGTTCGACGACCTCGTGGTGTGTAAAAACGAGGCGACGAGCCTCGAACAGATCGAACCGCTCGACATCTGCGTCACGGTGTACGAGGGCAGTCCGCTGCTGTTCACGCACAAGCACTGA
- a CDS encoding cytochrome c oxidase subunit 3, which yields MATDHGDDHGHHLPAVEDWPRGFGEASWWPFITALGAGGIYAAAALFIVAGGDESTINPMFAPLGAAASVGTFLLGLYGWLYHAFVAEFWSRGTNETSASALRWGMIAFLGSEIATFGAVFTYYFFIRAGTWPPSELPHLTGSLVIINTAILVASSLTLHWAHLAIRKDDRRKFVLGLLATLLLGVVFIGGQVYEYYEFIVHTEFTITSGLFGSAFYGLTGLHGLHVSLGGALLAIVTVRALAGQYSAERHVSVSTVSMYWHFVDVVWIFLVVILYAGGALGA from the coding sequence ATGGCTACCGATCACGGCGACGATCACGGACATCACCTCCCGGCCGTCGAGGACTGGCCGCGGGGCTTCGGCGAGGCGAGCTGGTGGCCGTTCATCACGGCGCTGGGCGCCGGCGGCATCTACGCGGCCGCCGCACTCTTCATCGTCGCGGGCGGCGACGAATCGACGATCAACCCGATGTTCGCCCCGCTCGGGGCCGCCGCGAGCGTCGGCACCTTCCTCCTCGGGCTGTACGGCTGGCTGTATCACGCCTTCGTCGCCGAGTTCTGGTCGCGCGGCACCAACGAGACGAGCGCGTCCGCGCTCCGCTGGGGGATGATCGCCTTCCTCGGGTCGGAAATCGCCACCTTCGGCGCCGTCTTTACCTACTACTTCTTCATCCGTGCGGGGACGTGGCCGCCGAGTGAACTCCCGCATCTGACGGGGTCGCTCGTCATTATCAACACCGCGATTCTGGTGGCGTCCAGCCTGACGCTCCACTGGGCACACCTCGCCATCCGAAAGGACGACCGTCGGAAGTTCGTGCTCGGCCTGCTGGCGACGCTCCTGCTCGGCGTCGTCTTCATCGGCGGGCAGGTGTACGAGTACTACGAGTTCATCGTCCACACGGAGTTCACGATCACCTCCGGACTGTTCGGCTCGGCCTTCTACGGCCTGACGGGTCTTCACGGCCTCCACGTCTCGCTCGGCGGTGCGCTCCTCGCCATCGTCACCGTTCGGGCGCTCGCGGGTCAGTACTCCGCCGAGCGTCACGTCTCGGTCAGCACCGTCTCGATGTACTGGCACTTCGTCGACGTGGTCTGGATCTTCTTGGTCGTCATCCTGTACGCCGGCGGCGCGCTCGGCGCCTGA
- a CDS encoding C2H2-type zinc finger protein → MTDFDTDVPPDATPHVCERCGRPFADEEYLALHRGLDHAGALSAAERDAYETAHDAETENLRRFRLLALAGVVALYFGFLMTYAVVT, encoded by the coding sequence ATGACTGACTTCGACACCGACGTGCCGCCCGACGCGACGCCACACGTCTGTGAGCGCTGTGGGCGACCGTTCGCCGACGAGGAGTACTTGGCGCTCCACCGCGGCCTCGACCACGCGGGGGCGCTGTCGGCGGCGGAACGGGACGCATACGAGACGGCACACGACGCGGAGACCGAGAACCTCCGCCGGTTCCGGCTCCTCGCGCTCGCGGGGGTCGTCGCGCTCTACTTCGGGTTCCTGATGACGTACGCGGTGGTGACTTAG
- a CDS encoding phytoene/squalene synthase family protein — protein sequence MSRHAARPPGDRADLDWCHEAVQGVSRTFALTVDVLDEPMASYICIGYLLCRVPDTIEDADHVPPTEQGRLLREYDRVLDPDDETDAEAFRASVDGWLPDPEGRSEDWNVVASTPRIVRTFEALPADVREAVTPPARELVQGMAMFVERYADEGGLRIQSREELEEYCYYAAGTVGNLVTNLLARGDLSEGRRARLYDTAEEFGLLLQLVNVAKDVYDDYAEEDNVYLPAEWLAAEGVPQDDVLAPEHASGAAAVVRRTARHARSFLDDAQTYLETVPTTDGNTVAAWAIPFLLAVGTLRELLERPEDALSATGVKISRQEVFAVVTEMTGPTSDSLATLREDIAGQPFHRASGRAD from the coding sequence ATGTCTCGACACGCAGCTAGACCTCCCGGTGATCGGGCCGACCTCGACTGGTGTCACGAGGCGGTTCAGGGCGTCTCCCGAACGTTCGCGTTGACCGTCGACGTGCTCGACGAACCGATGGCGTCGTACATCTGTATCGGCTACCTCCTCTGTCGCGTTCCTGATACTATCGAGGACGCGGATCACGTCCCGCCGACCGAACAGGGTCGTCTGCTCCGCGAGTACGACCGGGTGCTCGACCCGGACGACGAGACTGACGCCGAGGCGTTCCGGGCGTCGGTCGACGGGTGGCTCCCCGACCCGGAGGGGCGATCCGAGGACTGGAACGTCGTCGCCAGCACCCCGCGGATCGTCAGGACCTTCGAGGCGCTCCCCGCGGACGTTCGGGAGGCGGTCACGCCGCCCGCCCGCGAACTCGTCCAGGGGATGGCGATGTTCGTCGAGCGCTACGCCGACGAGGGCGGCCTCCGCATCCAGTCCCGCGAGGAACTGGAGGAGTACTGTTACTACGCGGCCGGCACCGTCGGCAACCTGGTCACCAATCTGCTGGCGCGCGGGGATCTGAGCGAGGGGCGTCGCGCCCGCCTCTACGACACCGCGGAGGAGTTCGGCCTCCTGCTCCAACTGGTCAACGTCGCCAAGGACGTCTACGACGACTACGCCGAGGAGGACAACGTCTATCTGCCGGCCGAGTGGCTGGCCGCCGAGGGCGTGCCACAGGACGACGTGCTCGCGCCCGAACACGCGTCGGGTGCGGCGGCCGTCGTCCGGCGCACCGCCCGCCACGCACGCTCCTTTCTCGACGACGCCCAGACCTACTTGGAGACGGTGCCCACCACCGACGGCAACACCGTCGCCGCGTGGGCCATCCCGTTCCTGCTTGCGGTCGGGACGCTCCGTGAACTGCTCGAACGCCCCGAAGACGCCCTCTCCGCGACCGGCGTCAAGATTTCCCGGCAGGAGGTGTTCGCCGTCGTCACCGAGATGACCGGCCCCACGTCCGACTCGCTCGCGACCCTCCGGGAGGACATCGCCGGGCAGCCGTTCCACCGGGCGAGCGGACGGGCGGACTAA
- a CDS encoding LEA type 2 family protein gives MFARLRRIVSTAGRVVTLAVVAVLLLAGVAVLGLSQPSVAGVDNRFGAVNGTTTTIESDLRVRNPTPIGATLGGLTVDYAIDMNGIRMATGTKAGLSVPQGESTVPMTTRLANERIPTWWVSHVRSGERTTLVVNADVHSAALGTSFGAPQVTREIETDIISAFNSTAERPVGSSPTGGPVLVVRGTSARWGEVSATETTVDMRFVVHNPNAYAVPVSELGYRATMNGIEMGNGTTEDRGVVPPGGTRTVEATTTLNNGNIDEWWVSHLRNDQVTDLRIDFSARFELPTGTVEIPLDPLTYTRTVETDVFGNKVDESGDPDGTATPTPSDDGLLSVGMRGTTAVDTAVR, from the coding sequence ATGTTCGCTCGGCTCCGCCGGATCGTGTCGACGGCGGGACGGGTCGTAACGCTGGCCGTCGTCGCCGTGCTTCTCCTCGCGGGCGTCGCCGTCCTCGGTCTCAGCCAACCGTCCGTCGCCGGCGTCGACAACCGCTTCGGCGCCGTCAACGGGACGACGACAACGATAGAGAGCGACCTGCGGGTTCGGAACCCGACCCCCATCGGCGCCACCCTCGGGGGCCTCACCGTCGACTACGCCATCGACATGAACGGCATCCGGATGGCGACGGGCACGAAAGCTGGCCTCTCGGTTCCACAGGGGGAGTCGACCGTCCCGATGACGACCCGTCTCGCCAACGAACGCATCCCGACGTGGTGGGTGAGCCACGTCCGCAGCGGCGAGCGGACGACCCTCGTCGTCAACGCCGACGTCCACTCCGCGGCGCTCGGCACCTCCTTCGGCGCCCCGCAGGTAACCCGGGAGATAGAGACGGATATCATCTCCGCGTTCAACTCCACGGCGGAGCGGCCCGTCGGCTCGTCGCCGACCGGCGGACCCGTCCTCGTCGTCCGCGGGACCAGCGCGCGGTGGGGGGAGGTGAGCGCCACGGAGACGACCGTCGACATGCGATTCGTCGTCCACAACCCCAACGCCTACGCAGTTCCCGTCTCCGAACTCGGCTACCGGGCGACGATGAACGGGATCGAGATGGGGAACGGAACGACGGAAGACCGGGGCGTGGTCCCGCCGGGCGGGACCCGGACCGTCGAGGCGACGACGACCCTGAACAACGGCAACATCGACGAGTGGTGGGTGAGCCACCTGCGGAACGATCAGGTGACCGACCTCCGTATCGACTTCTCGGCGCGGTTCGAACTCCCGACGGGGACCGTCGAGATACCGCTCGATCCGCTGACCTACACCCGGACCGTCGAAACGGACGTGTTCGGCAACAAGGTAGACGAGTCGGGCGACCCCGACGGGACGGCCACGCCGACTCCGAGCGACGACGGCTTGCTCTCCGTGGGGATGCGGGGCACGACGGCCGTGGACACGGCGGTGCGGTAG
- a CDS encoding phosphate signaling complex PhoU family protein, giving the protein METRKVQRLGPSTLAMTLPAEWAKEHNVEKGDEVSLRMGGKGTLTVLPESASTEGSTATIHADNLDSRALERAIVAQYVLGRRVIHVEKSEGALDSEHINAVYRAETQLMGLGVIEETPERIAIRCSVDPEDFTLDNLLERLENTGSTMRGESIKALAHGNADLAERALNRERQANKIFVLLLRLIFMAYQNPNLARAVGLESGFPLIGYRSVAKNLELTADNAEDIGNIALDAKNNTLDVDGSTMRRIREFTDQVDEITVTAVEAVVERDYDKAIAVGRMYEEITDREMELIRSLPDMPKVELLRTREVLVSLQQTAQYAMRNAEIAANLALNEESDHVTIE; this is encoded by the coding sequence ATGGAAACACGGAAAGTGCAACGCTTGGGCCCTTCGACGCTGGCGATGACGCTCCCGGCCGAGTGGGCCAAGGAGCACAACGTCGAGAAGGGTGACGAGGTGTCGCTCCGGATGGGCGGCAAGGGGACGCTCACCGTCCTTCCCGAGTCGGCGAGTACCGAGGGGTCGACGGCGACCATCCACGCCGACAACCTCGACTCGCGGGCGCTCGAACGCGCCATCGTCGCACAGTACGTCCTCGGCCGGCGGGTCATCCACGTCGAGAAGTCGGAGGGCGCCCTCGACAGCGAGCACATCAACGCCGTCTACCGCGCGGAGACGCAGCTGATGGGGCTCGGCGTCATCGAGGAGACGCCGGAGCGCATCGCTATCCGGTGTTCGGTCGACCCCGAGGACTTCACCCTCGACAACCTCCTCGAACGCCTCGAGAACACGGGGAGTACGATGCGTGGCGAGTCGATCAAGGCGCTCGCCCACGGCAACGCCGACTTGGCCGAACGGGCGTTGAACCGCGAGCGGCAGGCCAACAAGATATTCGTCCTCCTCCTGCGCCTGATCTTCATGGCCTACCAGAACCCGAACCTCGCGCGGGCGGTCGGTCTCGAATCCGGGTTCCCGCTGATCGGCTACCGGTCGGTGGCGAAGAACCTCGAACTCACCGCCGACAACGCCGAGGACATCGGGAACATCGCGCTGGACGCCAAGAACAACACCCTCGACGTGGACGGGTCGACGATGCGGCGCATCCGGGAGTTTACGGATCAGGTCGACGAAATCACCGTCACGGCCGTCGAAGCCGTCGTCGAACGCGACTACGACAAGGCCATCGCCGTCGGGCGGATGTACGAGGAGATCACCGACCGCGAGATGGAACTGATCCGGAGCCTGCCGGACATGCCGAAAGTCGAACTCCTGCGGACCCGCGAGGTGCTCGTCAGCCTCCAACAGACCGCGCAGTACGCGATGCGGAACGCCGAAATCGCGGCGAACCTCGCGCTCAACGAGGAGTCCGACCACGTCACCATCGAGTAG
- a CDS encoding ATP-NAD kinase family protein, with translation MRLGFVVNPIAGMGGRVGLKGTDDKVEEARARGATPRSPDRARRALAAIAEAVPDVTLLTWGEPMGERLAREVGFDPEVLGRPDGSETTVADTRAAVAAFLGADADLVCFVGGDGTAADVAEALEGTEVPMLGVPGGVKVYSSVFAVSPEDAADVLASFERTERREVMDIDEDEYREGSVNPELRAVARVPVGEDLQSSKQMGSGNVEAVAEGFADGVDPGVTYVLGPGSTVGVIKEALGFEGSPLGVDVWRDGTVLARDAGEAEILDALGERNVVVVSPIGGQGFIFGRGNPQLSPTVIQQCEVEVVASRSKLDDIGALRVDTDDPELDAELRGWTRVRVGRFESRLMEVR, from the coding sequence ATGCGACTCGGGTTCGTGGTCAACCCCATCGCCGGCATGGGTGGACGGGTGGGCCTGAAGGGGACGGACGACAAGGTCGAGGAGGCGCGGGCCCGCGGGGCTACGCCCCGGTCACCGGATCGCGCCCGCCGTGCCCTCGCGGCCATCGCCGAGGCAGTCCCGGACGTGACCCTGTTGACGTGGGGCGAGCCGATGGGCGAACGCCTCGCTCGCGAGGTCGGGTTCGACCCGGAGGTGCTGGGCCGCCCCGACGGATCGGAGACGACGGTGGCCGACACCCGCGCCGCCGTCGCGGCCTTCCTCGGTGCCGACGCCGATCTGGTCTGTTTCGTCGGCGGCGACGGGACGGCCGCGGACGTGGCCGAGGCTCTCGAGGGAACCGAGGTGCCGATGCTCGGCGTTCCGGGCGGGGTGAAAGTCTACTCCTCCGTGTTCGCCGTCTCCCCCGAGGACGCCGCGGACGTGCTCGCCTCCTTCGAGCGGACCGAGCGCCGCGAGGTCATGGACATCGACGAGGACGAGTACCGCGAGGGATCGGTGAACCCGGAACTCCGGGCGGTGGCCCGGGTGCCGGTGGGCGAGGATCTCCAGTCCTCGAAGCAGATGGGGAGCGGGAACGTCGAGGCGGTGGCCGAGGGGTTCGCCGACGGGGTCGATCCGGGCGTGACCTACGTCCTCGGCCCCGGCAGCACGGTCGGGGTCATCAAGGAGGCGCTGGGATTCGAGGGCTCGCCCCTCGGCGTCGACGTGTGGCGCGACGGCACGGTGCTCGCCCGCGACGCGGGCGAGGCGGAGATCCTCGACGCCCTCGGCGAGCGTAACGTGGTCGTCGTCTCCCCCATCGGTGGGCAGGGGTTCATCTTCGGGCGGGGCAACCCCCAACTCTCGCCGACCGTGATCCAGCAGTGCGAGGTCGAGGTGGTCGCCTCGCGGTCGAAACTCGACGACATCGGCGCGCTCCGGGTCGACACCGACGACCCGGAGCTCGACGCCGAGTTGCGGGGGTGGACCCGCGTCCGGGTGGGCCGCTTCGAGTCCCGGCTCATGGAAGTCCGGTAA
- a CDS encoding competence/damage-inducible protein A, protein MRVAVVTVGDELLSGDTVDTNASWLCDRLDERGVSVERITTVPDRVADIARVVNEYHAEYDAVIVTGGVGPTHDDVTMDGVAAAFGREMVPNADAEAWIAECGDYAVADLTEGTTHLPAGARMLPNPEGVAPGAAVESVYVMPGVPTEMKGMFETVAAEFEGEPTHVEVVRTSEPESALLDRIGAVREEFDVTVGSYPGEDVRLKVMAADAETAAAAAAWLRERVDP, encoded by the coding sequence ATGCGAGTCGCGGTCGTCACCGTCGGCGACGAACTGCTGTCCGGGGATACGGTCGACACGAACGCCTCGTGGCTGTGTGACCGCCTCGACGAGCGCGGCGTGTCCGTCGAGCGAATCACGACGGTTCCGGATCGGGTCGCCGACATCGCCCGCGTGGTCAACGAGTACCACGCGGAGTACGACGCCGTGATCGTCACCGGCGGCGTCGGCCCGACCCACGACGACGTGACGATGGACGGCGTCGCCGCGGCGTTCGGGCGCGAGATGGTCCCCAACGCCGACGCCGAAGCGTGGATCGCGGAGTGCGGCGACTACGCCGTCGCGGACCTCACGGAGGGGACGACCCACCTCCCAGCGGGGGCGCGGATGCTCCCCAACCCCGAAGGGGTCGCGCCGGGCGCCGCCGTCGAGAGCGTCTACGTCATGCCGGGCGTTCCGACGGAGATGAAGGGGATGTTCGAGACGGTCGCGGCGGAGTTCGAAGGGGAGCCGACACACGTCGAGGTGGTGCGGACGAGCGAGCCGGAGAGCGCGCTGCTCGACCGGATCGGAGCCGTCCGTGAGGAGTTCGACGTGACCGTCGGGAGCTACCCGGGCGAGGACGTGCGACTGAAGGTGATGGCGGCGGACGCGGAGACGGCGGCCGCCGCGGCCGCGTGGCTCCGCGAGCGAGTCGACCCGTAG
- a CDS encoding DUF5803 family protein produces MNRRYLLPLALVVLVFTSGCAGFFGSGSVSDDRLDEEPPAPYVWDNDVNAHITLTENARFQAVYRLNRSSIELFRRDGFGGRNAIPISAVRYRYPNGTVITGTELRARGGAVDRSRSRVSITLPSGAEGGKLAFTSDSTPKRFSLPAFVNGSYAVVLPPNRRVDVFPFGKVNPGDYDVEADGDRRIIRWASVETDSVSVQFYLQRDLYIFGGAAAVLAVVCAAGLFYYKRRIDELRRQREELGLDVDTEDDEFRDDPPPGMG; encoded by the coding sequence ATGAACCGCCGGTACCTGCTCCCCCTCGCGCTCGTCGTCCTCGTGTTCACGTCCGGCTGTGCCGGCTTCTTCGGGTCGGGCTCCGTCTCCGACGACCGACTCGACGAGGAGCCACCCGCCCCGTACGTCTGGGACAACGACGTGAACGCCCACATCACGCTCACGGAGAACGCCCGCTTCCAGGCGGTGTACCGACTGAACCGGTCGTCGATCGAACTGTTCCGCCGCGACGGCTTCGGCGGACGGAACGCGATACCCATCTCGGCCGTCCGCTACCGCTACCCCAACGGGACGGTCATTACGGGGACGGAGCTGCGGGCGCGTGGCGGCGCCGTCGACCGTTCGCGCTCGCGCGTGTCGATCACGCTCCCCTCGGGCGCCGAGGGTGGCAAACTCGCGTTCACCTCCGATAGCACGCCGAAGCGGTTCAGCCTCCCGGCGTTCGTCAACGGCTCCTACGCGGTGGTGTTGCCGCCGAACCGTCGGGTCGACGTGTTCCCGTTCGGAAAGGTCAATCCCGGCGACTACGACGTCGAAGCGGACGGCGACCGGCGGATCATCCGCTGGGCGAGCGTCGAGACCGACTCCGTCTCCGTCCAGTTCTACCTCCAGCGCGACCTCTACATCTTCGGCGGCGCGGCGGCGGTCCTCGCCGTCGTCTGTGCAGCCGGGCTCTTCTACTACAAGCGCCGGATCGACGAACTCCGGCGACAGCGGGAGGAACTCGGCCTCGACGTCGACACCGAGGACGACGAGTTCCGCGACGACCCGCCGCCGGGGATGGGCTGA
- a CDS encoding DUF2110 family protein — translation MVVLATKCYVEGAARERALDGMNALVDNVVGDLDADWEVGVRHDDFVSVTITGDDAVVARNALGEEWGTVGTGFEDGETYVGTLESWDEDGIVLDAGERVRIPADELGLGPGTPSQIRDRFGLVQHMPLRFVAGDPPRLADAERDRLFEWTRSDNGRLNVNSATRGEVRATLNRAGHARDVVTVERLGLLEQSVVCAEGTDPPGLLASVGEYLPAELKCVIP, via the coding sequence ATGGTCGTTCTCGCAACCAAATGTTACGTCGAGGGGGCGGCGCGGGAGCGCGCACTCGACGGGATGAACGCCCTCGTCGACAACGTCGTCGGCGATCTCGACGCCGACTGGGAGGTCGGCGTCCGCCACGACGACTTCGTTTCGGTGACGATCACCGGCGACGACGCGGTGGTCGCCCGCAACGCTCTGGGCGAGGAGTGGGGCACGGTCGGGACGGGCTTCGAGGACGGCGAGACGTACGTCGGCACGCTCGAATCGTGGGACGAGGACGGGATCGTCCTCGACGCCGGCGAGCGGGTCCGGATTCCGGCCGACGAGTTGGGGCTCGGTCCCGGCACCCCGTCCCAGATTCGGGATCGGTTCGGTCTCGTCCAGCACATGCCGCTCCGGTTCGTCGCCGGCGACCCGCCGCGGCTGGCGGACGCGGAGCGCGACCGGCTCTTCGAGTGGACGCGGAGCGACAACGGGCGCCTGAACGTCAACAGCGCGACACGGGGCGAGGTGCGGGCGACGCTGAACCGTGCGGGTCACGCCCGTGACGTGGTGACCGTCGAGCGTCTCGGCTTGCTCGAACAGAGCGTCGTCTGCGCGGAGGGCACCGACCCGCCGGGGCTGCTCGCCAGCGTCGGCGAATACTTGCCCGCGGAACTCAAATGTGTCATTCCCTGA
- a CDS encoding transcription factor, which translates to MAFEELLSDPVIQKYLHELVGPTGMPVAAAPPDGEVTDEELAEELGLELNDVRRALFILYENDLASYRRVRDEDSGWLTYLWTFEYENIPENLEEEMYRLLDALEERLEYERTHEFYLSEPAGIRFEFSEAMEFDFQCPETGAPLEPMENDDLVEATERRIEELRNELNVDVTR; encoded by the coding sequence ATGGCTTTTGAGGAGCTGCTGAGCGATCCGGTGATCCAGAAGTACCTCCACGAACTCGTCGGCCCGACGGGGATGCCGGTCGCCGCCGCGCCGCCGGACGGGGAGGTGACGGACGAGGAACTCGCCGAGGAGTTGGGGCTCGAACTGAACGACGTGCGTCGTGCCCTCTTTATTCTCTACGAGAACGACCTCGCGAGCTATCGCCGCGTCCGCGACGAGGACTCCGGGTGGCTCACGTATCTCTGGACGTTCGAGTACGAAAACATCCCGGAGAACCTAGAGGAGGAGATGTACCGCCTGCTCGACGCCCTGGAGGAACGGCTGGAGTACGAACGGACCCACGAGTTCTACCTCTCGGAGCCCGCGGGCATCCGCTTCGAGTTCAGCGAGGCGATGGAGTTCGACTTCCAGTGTCCCGAGACGGGCGCCCCGCTCGAACCCATGGAGAACGACGACCTCGTCGAGGCGACCGAACGCCGCATCGAGGAGCTTCGGAACGAACTCAACGTGGACGTCACCCGCTGA
- a CDS encoding NfeD family protein gives MVVSMGVLQAGFELGPETLPLLLIVAGLGLSIAEAMAPGAHFAVLGVALLAAGVVGFLLGPLAGPLVLAVLVLVFGSLALAGYRQFDLYGDANAGQTSDSASLRGRTGQVTERVTPQSGGVKLDRGGFNPNYAARSIDGEIPEGTEVLVVDPGGGNVLTVTSLEDVEDDIDAELARGRAAMEAESESEAEAESESESKSEADADRDAETADSDGEPERA, from the coding sequence ATGGTCGTTTCGATGGGCGTCCTCCAGGCGGGGTTCGAACTCGGGCCGGAGACGCTCCCGCTCCTGTTGATCGTGGCGGGACTCGGACTCTCCATCGCGGAGGCGATGGCGCCCGGCGCCCACTTCGCGGTCCTCGGGGTAGCGTTGCTCGCTGCGGGAGTCGTCGGATTCCTCCTCGGGCCGTTAGCCGGACCGCTGGTTCTCGCGGTCCTCGTTCTCGTGTTCGGGAGCCTCGCGCTCGCCGGCTACCGCCAGTTCGACCTCTACGGCGACGCGAACGCCGGACAGACGAGTGATTCGGCGTCGCTTCGCGGCCGCACCGGCCAAGTGACCGAACGCGTCACGCCACAGTCGGGGGGCGTCAAACTCGACCGCGGCGGGTTCAACCCCAACTACGCCGCCCGCTCCATCGACGGCGAGATTCCGGAAGGCACGGAGGTGTTGGTGGTCGACCCCGGTGGCGGCAACGTTCTCACCGTCACGTCCCTCGAAGACGTGGAGGACGACATCGACGCCGAACTGGCGCGTGGTCGGGCGGCGATGGAGGCGGAGTCGGAGTCGGAGGCGGAGGCGGAGTCGGAGTCGGAGTCGAAGTCGGAGGCGGACGCCGACAGGGACGCCGAGACGGCCGACTCCGACGGCGAACCGGAGCGGGCGTAG
- a CDS encoding DUF7312 domain-containing protein — protein sequence MSALSDDERDDDESPWRFGVDEVGEDAPEPETIDPEAPEAENVVFVLLGVALSALIFYAAFGSL from the coding sequence ATGAGTGCGCTGTCCGACGACGAACGCGACGACGACGAGTCGCCGTGGCGGTTCGGCGTCGACGAAGTCGGCGAGGACGCCCCCGAACCGGAGACCATCGACCCCGAGGCGCCGGAGGCGGAGAACGTCGTCTTCGTCCTCCTCGGCGTGGCGCTGTCGGCGCTCATCTTCTACGCCGCGTTCGGCAGTCTGTAA